Genomic window (Deltaproteobacteria bacterium):
GCAAGGTCTTCGTCGACATGACGGGGGGCACGGGCGGCAGCAAGAAGGCCTTCGAGAAACTATCCCAGGCGGGAGTGGGCACGGTCGTGGGCATGCACATAGGCGAGGAGCACCGCAAGGAAGCGGAAAAGCACCATATAAACGTCGTCCTGGCCGGTCACATATCGAGCGACAACCTGGGGCTCAACCTCCTGCTCGACTACGTGCTCGACGGCGTGGACGTGGTCGCCTGCTCGGGCTTCAGGAGGATAACGAGAAAGTAGGTCTCCCGGCGGGGCGAGCATCCCCGCCGCGACGTCCGTCCCTTGACTCTTACCGCACATCCAACGGCCGCCCTTGTCGATGAGGCCACGCTCGAAGCCCTCGAGTACGGTCTGGTCCTCGAGGCCGTGGCGTCCCATGCCTCGTCGGTCCAGGCCGCCAGCTCCATCAGGGACCTCAGACCCATGGCCGACCCCGCGGCCATGGAAGAAGCTTACGCCTCGGTGGCCGAACTGTCGGCCCTCCTCGACGCCGGCGGCCGTCTGCCGCTCGGCGGGCTGCGCGACGTGAGGGGGCCGCTCTCGCGCTGCGTCCCAGAGGGGGCCTGCCTGCCGCCCGAAGAACTCCTCGACATCCGGTACACGCTCGAGACGGCCGTCGGCCTCAGGGCCGTGGTCGACGCCGATTTCAGGGGCCTCTGTCCCCGCGCAGCGGCGCTCATCGGGACCCTGAGCGACCAGCGCGACCTGCTGCGCCGCCTCGATGGCGCCGTCGACGAGAAGGGCGGCGTCAAGGATACGGCCTCCCGGCGTCTCCTGTCCATAAGGGGGGAGATACGGCGCACCATGGAACGCTCGCGCTCGCTGATAGCCGAGATGGCCCGCAGCGAGCGCTGCAGGGACGCGCTGGCCGACGACCTCTACTCGGTCCGCGACGACCGCTACGTGCTCATGGTGAAGGCCGGCCCCCACGCCTCCTTTCCCGGCGTGGTCCACGGCCGCTCGGCGAGCGGGCTCACCTACTTCATAGAGCCCATGCAGATGGTGGAGCTCAACAACCGGCTCGCCATACTGCGCCGCGACGAGTCGGCCGAGGTGATGAGGATCCTGCGCGAACTCACCGCCGCGGTGGCCGCCGTCAAGAGCGAGATAGAGGCCGACATAGCGGTCATGGTCGAGCTCGACCGCCTCCAGGCGAAGGCGCTCTTCGGCAGGGCCGTCGACGGGGTGGTCCCGGTGCTTCGCACCGACGGCTCCGTGAGCCTTCGCGGCGCGCGCCACCCTCTGCTCGTCTTCAGGGAGGCCGAGGGCAAGGGCCGCGCCGTCCCCATAGACATGGAGCTGGAGCCCCACGTGGCGGTGCTCGTCATATCGGGGGCCAATACGGGGGGAAAGACGGTCTCACTCAAGACCCTGGGCCTCTTGACGCTTCTCGCCCAGTCGGCCGTCCCGGTCCCGGCCGCCCCGGGCAGCGCGCTCAGCGTCTTCGGCCGCCTCTGGGCCGACATCGGCGACCGCCAGAGCATCGTATCCGATCTCAGCACCTTCTCGGCCCACCTGCGGCGCACGGCCCGCATACTCGACGGCGCCGGACCCTCAACCCTCGTTCTCATCGACGAGATAGGCGTGGGCACCGACCCGGCCGAGGGGAGCGCCCTTGCGCTCTCGGTGCTCGAGGAGCTCGCGTCAAGGGGGGCGAAGACCGTCGTAACCACCCATCTCAATCTGCTCAAGGCCCATGCCCAGACCGATCCGGCCTTCGAGAACTGCGCCGTCCTCTTCGACGAGGAGGCCATGCGTCCGCTCTACGCCCTGCGGCGCGGGGTGCCGGGACCGAGCCTCGGGCTTGCGGTGGCGCTGAAGTACGGCCTGCCCCAGGAGGTCGTGGAGCGCGCAAAAGAGAGGCTTGCCGGCGGCGAGGGGGCCTTCGTCGAGTCTGTGCGGCTGCTGGAAGAGGAGAAGGAGAGGGTCGCTCGGCTGGAGGCGAGGCTCCGCGAACTCGAGGCCCGGAGGAGCGAGGCGGTGGAGCGGTTCAGGCGCGAGCGTCGAAGACTCGTCGAGCGGCTGCGCCGCCGGCTGGAGCAGGACGCCGAGCGGGCGAGGACCGAGATCCGCCGTGTCACCGAAGAACTCAGGGGGACGGCCACGCGGGGCGAGGCCGAGAGGGCCTCGAAGCTCGTCCGCCGGGCCCTCGGCTCCTTCGCGCCGGCGCCCGAAGGGCGGGATGAGCGCTCTTACCGGCCCCGCCCCGGCGACTGGGTCGAGGTCACCGGCACGGGCCGTCGCGGCGAGGTGACGGCCGTGGACGACGGGGCAAGGCGCGCCGACGTTGCGGTGGGAGGGCTCAAGGTCAGGCTTGCCTGGTCGAGGCTCAAGAAAGTCGCCGCCCCCGCCGCGCCGGTCCGGCCCTCGGGAGCGGCCGTGCTCGCAGGAGACGCCGCGGCGGCTATGACGCTCAACATCATCGGAAAGCGCGTGGACGAGGCGCTTGCGCTCGTGCGGGGTTTCGTCGAAAAGGCCCACATGGTGGGCCTCGAGAGGGTTGAGATAATACACGGAGTGGGCACCGGCGCCCTGGCGCGCGCAGTGCGCGCCTTCCTCAAGGAAAGTCCCGTGGTAAAGGGGGCTTCGCCGGGAAATCCGGACAGGGGCGGGGCCGGCGTAACGGTGGTGGCGCTCAAATGATCTCCGGCGACGGGCTCCGGCCCTCTCACGCCGTGGTGTCCCTTATGGCGTAATGATGAGACCCCCTGAGGGAGGACCGGTCGCGCCAGGCGGGGGTATACGCCTTTGCGACCGGTCCTCCCTCAGGGGGTCGAAGTCCACGAGGCACGGAAGGTGGAGGCAGGGAAAGTCTGAGGGAACCTTTTTGTAAAAGGGTCACAGACCCACGGTTCCCTCAGACTCCCTCCAAAAACTTTTGACGCGAGTTGGTTTCCCCTGTTTTGCCAAGCAAAACAGGGGAAACCAACTCGTATCGAAAGTCTTTGAAGGGGGTCCGGGGGAAACTTTCTACAGAAAGTTTCCCCCGGTGAAATAAATCTAAAGATTTATCATCGTGATTCCGAAAGATAAAATAGAAGAAATCAAGCTGCGGGCCAGCATCGTCGATATCGTCTCCGACTATGTGAATCTGCGGCGCAGGGGCAGGAACCTCGTCGGCCTCTGTCCTTTTCACTCGGAGAAGACGCCGTCTTTCACCGTAAGCGAGGAAAAGAACCTCTATCACTGCTTCGGCTGCCACGCAAGCGGTGACGCCATCGACTTTCTCGTAAGGTACGAGAGGCTAAGCTTTGTCGAGGCCGTCAGGGCCGTGGCCGCAAAGTACGGCATCGAGGTCGAGGAGCGTAAGGGCGGAGGCGGCGCAGCCTCCGACGAGGTTGCAAGGCTCGTGGAGGCCAACGCGCTGGCGGGGCGTTTCTTCACGGAAGAGCTCATGGGTCCCGCCGGGGCTGCGGCGCGCCGGTATCTCAAGGGCCGCGGCTTCGGCAGAGAGGTGGTCACGGCCTTCGGCGTCGGCTACGCCCCGGACAGGTGGGACGGGCTCCTCTCGTACCTGAAGGCCGGGGGGGTGGATCCCGCCACGGCCGAGAAGGCCGGCCTGCTCGTAAAGAAGGGCGAGGGGAGGTATTACGACCGCTTCAGGGGGAGGATAGTCTTTCCCATAAGGGATACGCGGGGGCGCATAGTCGCCTTCGGCGGCAGGACGGTCGTCGGCGCCGAGCCCAAGTATCTCAACTCCCCGGAGTCGCCGCTCTTCAGGAAGAACCAGACACTCTACGGCCTCTACGAGGGTAGGGAGCAGATAAGGAAGAGCGGCGCCGTGCTCGTCGCCGAGGGGTACTTCGACCTCATCGCCCTCCACAGGGCGGGGTTTCGCAACTCGGTGGCCACCATGGGCACGGCCATGACGGCCGCCCACTTCCACAGGCTCAAGGGGTACGCCGGGAAGGTGTATACCATATTCGACTCCGACGAGGCCGGCGTGAAGGCCGCTTTGCGGGTGCTGGGGCCGAGCATCGAGGCGGGCGTGGACGCCATGGTAGTGCTCCTGCCCGAGGGGGAGGACCCCGACGACTTTCTCAGGCGCCGCGGCGCCGCGGCCCTCGATGAGGCCGTAGCGAAGGCCGGGGCGCTCATGGACTTTTTTCTTGACGGGCTGAGGGACCGCTTCGATACGGCGAGCGCCGGGGGCAAGGCGAAGGCGCTGGAAGAGGCGCTGCCCTATCTGACGGCCTTGAAGAATGTGGCCGTGCGGGACCACTACGCCGTTAGGACTGCTACGGTGCTCTCACTCAACGTCGCCTCGGTCTACGAGGCCATGCGCAGCGTCGGCCGCCGGAAGAGGCGGGCCGGGTACGCTTTTGCCGAGGCCGCGCCGTCTTCGCGGAGCGAGGCGGCAAGGCGGGCCGCAGCGGCGAGAAACACAAGACGCATCGAGGAGACGCTTCTGCGGGTGCTCATGGCCCAC
Coding sequences:
- a CDS encoding endonuclease MutS2; amino-acid sequence: MTLTAHPTAALVDEATLEALEYGLVLEAVASHASSVQAASSIRDLRPMADPAAMEEAYASVAELSALLDAGGRLPLGGLRDVRGPLSRCVPEGACLPPEELLDIRYTLETAVGLRAVVDADFRGLCPRAAALIGTLSDQRDLLRRLDGAVDEKGGVKDTASRRLLSIRGEIRRTMERSRSLIAEMARSERCRDALADDLYSVRDDRYVLMVKAGPHASFPGVVHGRSASGLTYFIEPMQMVELNNRLAILRRDESAEVMRILRELTAAVAAVKSEIEADIAVMVELDRLQAKALFGRAVDGVVPVLRTDGSVSLRGARHPLLVFREAEGKGRAVPIDMELEPHVAVLVISGANTGGKTVSLKTLGLLTLLAQSAVPVPAAPGSALSVFGRLWADIGDRQSIVSDLSTFSAHLRRTARILDGAGPSTLVLIDEIGVGTDPAEGSALALSVLEELASRGAKTVVTTHLNLLKAHAQTDPAFENCAVLFDEEAMRPLYALRRGVPGPSLGLAVALKYGLPQEVVERAKERLAGGEGAFVESVRLLEEEKERVARLEARLRELEARRSEAVERFRRERRRLVERLRRRLEQDAERARTEIRRVTEELRGTATRGEAERASKLVRRALGSFAPAPEGRDERSYRPRPGDWVEVTGTGRRGEVTAVDDGARRADVAVGGLKVRLAWSRLKKVAAPAAPVRPSGAAVLAGDAAAAMTLNIIGKRVDEALALVRGFVEKAHMVGLERVEIIHGVGTGALARAVRAFLKESPVVKGASPGNPDRGGAGVTVVALK
- a CDS encoding DNA primase; its protein translation is MIVIPKDKIEEIKLRASIVDIVSDYVNLRRRGRNLVGLCPFHSEKTPSFTVSEEKNLYHCFGCHASGDAIDFLVRYERLSFVEAVRAVAAKYGIEVEERKGGGGAASDEVARLVEANALAGRFFTEELMGPAGAAARRYLKGRGFGREVVTAFGVGYAPDRWDGLLSYLKAGGVDPATAEKAGLLVKKGEGRYYDRFRGRIVFPIRDTRGRIVAFGGRTVVGAEPKYLNSPESPLFRKNQTLYGLYEGREQIRKSGAVLVAEGYFDLIALHRAGFRNSVATMGTAMTAAHFHRLKGYAGKVYTIFDSDEAGVKAALRVLGPSIEAGVDAMVVLLPEGEDPDDFLRRRGAAALDEAVAKAGALMDFFLDGLRDRFDTASAGGKAKALEEALPYLTALKNVAVRDHYAVRTATVLSLNVASVYEAMRSVGRRKRRAGYAFAEAAPSSRSEAARRAAAARNTRRIEETLLRVLMAHPELHGERTALALRRFNDPLLKGVACALADFLDSGRRDVRALLDEIDGEETRAAAASLLVSDEDGFIEEPGRMLDDCTAKLLDAGKVRAATIETTVKKAREAGLDELAARLIKRIEGGRKKNGLE